In one window of Paraburkholderia phymatum STM815 DNA:
- a CDS encoding oxidoreductase, giving the protein MSSSLKIGLMGYGFAGATFHAPVIEHCGRASVAAIATGQPDKARADYPDAKIVADIDALLGLPGIECVVIATPNDTHFELARRTLEADKHVVVDKPVTLSAADARTLADVAQSKGLLFAPFHNRRWDGDFMTVRDLLASGELGRVTHFESHFDRFRPGIRQRWREEASRGGGLLFDLGPHLIDQALTLFGAPETVYATVKAYRDNASAPDYVHLLLGYANHEVVLHASALTALVAPRYTIHGTRGSYVKYGLDTQEDQLKAGLRPGDAGFGSGNDAGTLRVLDGEQEVQRELPTRDGAYAGFYRALAASIHDGAPFPISTQDAVDVMAIIELANRSEKEGMRLAFKRGA; this is encoded by the coding sequence ATGTCTTCATCGCTGAAAATTGGCTTGATGGGCTACGGCTTTGCCGGCGCCACCTTTCACGCGCCGGTGATCGAACACTGCGGACGCGCCAGCGTCGCGGCAATCGCCACGGGACAACCGGACAAGGCGCGCGCCGATTATCCGGACGCGAAGATCGTCGCGGATATCGATGCGCTGCTCGGGTTGCCGGGGATCGAATGCGTCGTGATCGCGACGCCCAACGACACGCACTTCGAGCTCGCGCGCCGCACGCTCGAGGCGGACAAGCACGTGGTCGTCGACAAGCCCGTCACGCTGTCGGCGGCCGACGCGCGCACGCTTGCCGATGTCGCACAAAGCAAGGGGCTGCTGTTTGCGCCGTTCCACAACCGACGCTGGGACGGCGATTTCATGACGGTACGCGATCTGCTCGCGAGCGGCGAACTGGGCCGCGTCACGCACTTCGAATCGCACTTCGACCGGTTCCGCCCGGGCATCCGGCAGCGCTGGCGTGAAGAGGCGTCACGCGGCGGCGGCCTGCTGTTCGATCTCGGTCCGCATCTGATCGATCAGGCGCTGACGCTGTTCGGCGCGCCCGAAACCGTCTACGCGACGGTGAAGGCGTATCGCGACAATGCGAGCGCGCCGGATTACGTGCATCTGCTGCTCGGTTACGCGAATCACGAAGTCGTGCTGCACGCGAGCGCGCTGACTGCGCTCGTCGCGCCGCGCTACACGATCCACGGCACGCGCGGCAGTTACGTGAAATATGGTCTGGATACGCAGGAAGATCAGCTGAAAGCCGGCTTGCGTCCGGGCGATGCCGGTTTCGGCAGCGGCAACGACGCGGGCACGCTGCGCGTGTTGGATGGCGAGCAGGAAGTGCAGCGCGAACTGCCGACGCGCGACGGCGCTTATGCCGGCTTCTACCGTGCGCTGGCGGCGTCGATTCATGACGGCGCGCCGTTCCCCATCAGCACCCAGGATGCCGTCGACGTGATGGCGATCATCGAGCTGGCCAATCGCAGCGAGAAGGAAGGCATGCGACTGGCGTTCAAACGCGGCGCATGA
- a CDS encoding c-type cytochrome, translated as MSEAPHGAPIKTPGQLIAAVIAGFAVPIIIIVLLAYYVDNSTRTGAGTDGLSDAATDARTAPLAKVDIRDANAPRVYKTGEEVYKAVCSACHASGAAGAPKFTNTGDWAPRIAQGFDTLWHNALTGKGAMPARGGTSPDDYSDYEIGLAVAYMANNAGAKFEDPPKPVPGQPAAAPAGASGAAAASGAQAASGATPASGMEGASGASGGAGAQAAAAMAAMANVPQSAAPASGGAQSADASQAGKALYQQVCQACHAAGVLNAPKFGDKEAWAPRLKDPIDTVYNYALHGKGAMPPKGGSNASDADVKAAVDYMVNAAK; from the coding sequence ATGAGCGAAGCACCACACGGAGCCCCGATCAAGACCCCCGGACAGCTGATTGCCGCAGTCATCGCCGGCTTTGCTGTCCCTATCATCATCATCGTTCTGCTGGCCTATTACGTCGACAACTCGACCCGCACGGGCGCGGGCACCGACGGTCTGTCCGACGCCGCTACCGACGCACGCACCGCCCCCCTCGCCAAAGTCGATATCCGCGACGCCAACGCGCCACGCGTCTACAAGACAGGCGAGGAAGTCTACAAGGCAGTGTGCTCGGCCTGTCACGCGTCCGGTGCGGCGGGCGCGCCGAAGTTCACCAACACGGGCGACTGGGCGCCGCGTATCGCCCAAGGTTTCGATACGTTGTGGCACAACGCGCTGACGGGCAAGGGCGCGATGCCCGCGCGCGGCGGCACGAGCCCGGACGACTACAGCGACTACGAGATCGGTCTCGCCGTCGCCTACATGGCGAACAACGCGGGTGCGAAGTTCGAAGATCCGCCGAAGCCGGTGCCGGGTCAGCCCGCCGCGGCTCCGGCAGGCGCGTCGGGTGCCGCGGCTGCATCCGGCGCGCAGGCGGCTTCTGGTGCAACGCCCGCTTCGGGCATGGAGGGCGCATCGGGCGCTTCCGGTGGCGCGGGCGCACAAGCCGCCGCCGCAATGGCCGCGATGGCCAATGTGCCGCAAAGCGCAGCGCCCGCGTCAGGTGGCGCGCAGAGCGCGGATGCATCGCAGGCTGGCAAGGCGCTGTATCAGCAGGTTTGTCAGGCCTGTCACGCAGCGGGCGTGCTGAACGCGCCGAAGTTCGGCGACAAGGAAGCGTGGGCGCCGCGTCTGAAGGATCCCATCGACACCGTCTACAACTACGCACTGCACGGCAAGGGCGCGATGCCGCCAAAGGGGGGATCGAACGCCTCCGATGCCGACGTAAAGGCCGCCGTCGACTACATGGTCAATGCAGCGAAATAA
- a CDS encoding O-linked N-acetylglucosamine transferase, SPINDLY family protein, giving the protein MQAPPDHDSRTNGDVPMDATAHAPAPLPDFDASAMLQAAFAHHQAGRTGEAAECYKQILQHDGMHPDAMHFLGVLACDVGNLPAGIDLIEKSIQLHPNAIYLNNLGNMRGRARDLQGAIAAYRAALSLAPDYAQAHSNLGHTLREAGDPAAAIDSCTVATRLKPDLPQAWTHLGNALLELGSDEGALDSYMKALALQPNDANAHNNVGNILEKYGRAAGAAESYRRALALEPHRASLHNNLGNVLRDQGQLDQATACYRQAVALDPGFAQAHSNLLLLLNSRLDVALREQFDEARAFGEHQSAKAQPFQHSANANDAGRRLRVGFVSGDLNSHPVGFFLESVLGHLDRTRIELVAYATRKREDAVSQRLMPQFSAWHDISRLDDAACARRIRDDGIDILVDLSGHTNHNRLSVFAWKPAPVQATWLGYFATTGLAAIDYVIADRHVLPLDEASQFVEAPWHLPDSYLCFTPPPFDIEVGPLPASANGAITFGCFNHLVKLNEAVVALWARVLDAMPGSRLLLKTRQLDDPAVQHATLARFAAHGIDGARLMLEGQSPRAELLAAYNRVDIALDPFPYAGGTTSIEALWMGVPVLTRRGERFLSHVGESIVDTVGLPDWIASDDADYIAKAVRVGVQRDELATLRRTLRQRLLASPLCDAPRFARHLEDAFHGMWARRVACHQANDGHPAQPHRHSSGDARHAAERNFA; this is encoded by the coding sequence ATGCAAGCGCCCCCCGATCACGACTCACGCACGAACGGCGACGTCCCAATGGACGCGACCGCGCACGCACCCGCGCCGCTGCCGGACTTCGATGCGTCCGCCATGTTGCAAGCTGCCTTCGCGCATCACCAGGCGGGCCGCACGGGCGAAGCCGCCGAATGCTACAAACAGATTCTCCAGCACGACGGGATGCACCCGGATGCAATGCATTTTCTCGGCGTGCTCGCTTGCGACGTCGGTAATCTGCCAGCGGGCATCGACCTGATCGAAAAATCGATCCAGCTGCATCCGAACGCGATCTATCTGAACAACCTCGGCAACATGCGCGGCCGCGCGCGCGACCTTCAGGGCGCGATCGCTGCGTATCGCGCGGCGCTTTCGCTCGCGCCCGATTACGCGCAAGCGCACAGCAACCTCGGCCACACGCTGCGCGAAGCGGGCGATCCGGCGGCGGCGATCGACAGCTGCACGGTGGCCACGCGTCTCAAGCCGGATCTCCCGCAAGCTTGGACCCATCTCGGCAACGCGTTGCTGGAACTCGGCAGCGACGAGGGCGCGCTGGACAGCTACATGAAGGCGCTCGCGCTCCAGCCCAACGATGCGAACGCGCATAACAACGTCGGCAACATTCTGGAGAAGTACGGCCGCGCAGCGGGCGCGGCCGAGTCGTATCGCCGCGCGCTCGCGCTCGAACCGCACCGCGCGTCGCTGCACAACAATCTCGGCAATGTGCTGCGCGATCAGGGCCAGCTCGATCAGGCGACAGCGTGCTACCGGCAGGCCGTCGCGCTCGATCCCGGTTTCGCGCAGGCGCACAGCAACCTGCTGCTGCTGCTCAACTCGCGGCTCGACGTCGCGTTGCGCGAGCAGTTCGATGAAGCGCGTGCATTCGGCGAACACCAGTCCGCTAAGGCGCAGCCATTCCAGCACAGTGCAAACGCGAACGACGCAGGCAGGCGTCTGCGCGTCGGCTTCGTGTCCGGCGATCTCAACTCGCATCCCGTCGGCTTTTTCCTCGAAAGCGTGCTCGGCCATCTGGACCGCACGCGCATCGAACTGGTCGCCTACGCGACGCGCAAACGCGAAGACGCGGTGTCGCAGCGTCTGATGCCGCAGTTCAGCGCGTGGCACGACATCTCGCGCCTCGACGACGCAGCCTGCGCGCGCCGCATCCGCGACGACGGGATCGATATTCTCGTGGACCTGTCGGGTCACACGAATCACAACCGCTTGTCCGTGTTTGCGTGGAAGCCCGCACCCGTGCAGGCGACGTGGCTCGGCTACTTCGCGACGACGGGTCTTGCCGCGATCGATTACGTGATTGCGGACCGCCACGTGCTGCCGTTGGACGAAGCGTCGCAATTCGTCGAAGCGCCGTGGCACTTGCCCGACAGCTATCTGTGCTTTACCCCGCCGCCGTTCGATATCGAGGTCGGCCCATTGCCCGCGAGTGCGAACGGCGCGATCACGTTCGGCTGCTTCAACCATCTGGTAAAGCTCAACGAGGCCGTCGTCGCGCTGTGGGCGCGCGTGCTCGACGCCATGCCGGGTTCGCGTCTGCTGCTGAAAACGCGGCAACTCGACGACCCGGCCGTGCAGCACGCCACCCTCGCGCGCTTCGCCGCGCACGGCATCGACGGCGCGCGTCTGATGCTCGAAGGCCAGTCGCCGCGTGCAGAACTGCTCGCGGCGTACAACCGCGTCGACATCGCGCTCGACCCATTCCCATACGCGGGCGGCACGACGAGCATCGAAGCGTTGTGGATGGGCGTGCCCGTGCTGACGCGGCGTGGCGAACGCTTTCTGTCGCATGTCGGCGAAAGCATCGTGGATACGGTGGGCCTGCCAGACTGGATCGCGAGCGACGACGCGGACTATATCGCCAAGGCCGTTCGCGTCGGCGTGCAGCGCGACGAACTGGCGACGCTCAGACGCACATTGCGCCAACGCCTGCTGGCTTCGCCACTGTGCGACGCGCCGCGTTTCGCGCGCCATCTCGAGGACGCATTTCACGGCATGTGGGCGCGCCGCGTCGCATGCCATCAAGCAAACGACGGGCATCCCGCCCAACCGCATCGACATTCATCAGGGGACGCCCGCCACGCCGCGGAGCGCAATTTCGCATGA
- a CDS encoding glycosyltransferase family 2 protein → MKPIRLVCGTRASYDDFSQKTALGRSLSLFRHASPPQLMLFDNNRAGLSSIYNYAIEQSRNDPAILVFLHDDLHLCDFYWMDRIREAVTQFDIVGLAGNTRRLPGQPSWFFRDASFTRDDAQYLSGVVGHGKGFPCANMSIYGPPGRECKLLDGLLLAADSERLIASGLTFDERFDFHFYDLDFCRQAESRGLRMGTWPMSIVHESGGSFGSPAWRGAYERYMQKYMGV, encoded by the coding sequence ATGAAGCCCATTCGCCTGGTTTGCGGCACGCGCGCCTCCTACGACGACTTCTCGCAGAAGACGGCACTCGGCCGTTCGCTTTCGCTGTTTCGCCACGCGAGCCCGCCGCAGCTGATGCTGTTCGACAACAACCGGGCGGGTCTTTCGTCGATCTACAACTACGCGATCGAGCAATCCCGCAACGACCCGGCGATCCTCGTCTTCCTGCACGACGATCTGCATCTGTGCGACTTCTACTGGATGGACCGCATCCGCGAAGCCGTCACGCAATTCGACATCGTCGGACTGGCGGGCAATACGCGCCGCCTGCCGGGCCAGCCGTCGTGGTTCTTCCGCGATGCGTCCTTCACGCGCGATGACGCGCAGTACCTGAGCGGCGTCGTCGGTCACGGCAAGGGCTTTCCGTGCGCGAACATGTCGATCTACGGCCCGCCCGGACGCGAATGCAAGCTGCTCGACGGGCTGCTGCTCGCCGCCGACAGCGAACGCCTGATCGCCAGCGGACTCACGTTCGACGAACGCTTCGACTTCCATTTCTACGACCTGGATTTCTGCCGGCAGGCCGAGTCGCGCGGACTGCGCATGGGGACGTGGCCGATGAGCATCGTCCACGAAAGCGGCGGCTCGTTCGGCAGCCCGGCATGGCGCGGCGCATACGAGCGCTACATGCAGAAATACATGGGCGTCTGA
- the gcvT gene encoding glycine cleavage system aminomethyltransferase GcvT, whose product MTELKHTPLHATHRALNARMVDFGGWDMPVNYGSQIEEHRAVRTDAGMFDVSHMCVVDFTGERVRAFFERALANNVGKLQTAGKALYSCLLNPQGGVIDDLIVYYFGEDHFRVVVNAGTAEKDIAWFNKLNDEEGFGLTITPRRDYAIVAVQGPNAREKVWATVPHARAASEALKPFNAARVADTPFGELTVARTGYTGEDGFEIIVPAAHVEALWNALQAQGVRPAGLGARDTLRLEAGMNLYGQDMDDDVSPLDAGLAWTVDLSAPREFIGRAKLEADGSKQSFVGLILHKDNGKAAGVLRAHQKVVTPNGEGEITSGTFSPTMQESIAFARVPKGVQPGDVVHVQIRDKALPASVVKLPFVRNGKVLVG is encoded by the coding sequence ATGACCGAACTCAAACACACCCCGCTCCACGCCACGCACCGCGCGCTGAATGCCCGCATGGTCGACTTCGGCGGCTGGGACATGCCCGTCAATTACGGCTCGCAGATCGAAGAGCATCGCGCGGTGCGCACGGACGCCGGCATGTTCGACGTCTCCCACATGTGTGTCGTCGATTTCACGGGCGAACGCGTGCGTGCCTTCTTCGAGCGCGCGCTGGCCAATAACGTCGGCAAGCTGCAAACGGCCGGCAAGGCCCTTTACTCGTGTCTGCTGAACCCGCAAGGCGGCGTGATCGACGACCTGATCGTCTATTACTTCGGCGAAGATCATTTCCGCGTCGTCGTGAATGCCGGCACGGCTGAAAAAGACATCGCGTGGTTCAACAAGCTCAATGACGAAGAAGGCTTCGGCCTCACCATCACGCCGCGCCGCGACTACGCGATCGTCGCCGTGCAGGGCCCGAACGCGCGCGAAAAAGTCTGGGCGACGGTGCCGCATGCACGCGCCGCCAGCGAAGCGCTCAAGCCGTTCAACGCGGCGCGCGTCGCCGATACGCCGTTCGGCGAGCTGACCGTCGCGCGCACCGGCTACACGGGCGAGGACGGCTTCGAAATCATCGTCCCCGCCGCTCACGTCGAAGCACTGTGGAACGCGCTGCAGGCGCAGGGCGTGCGCCCCGCCGGTCTCGGCGCGCGCGACACGCTGCGTCTCGAAGCGGGCATGAACCTGTACGGTCAGGACATGGACGACGACGTGTCACCCCTCGACGCCGGTCTCGCGTGGACAGTCGACCTGTCCGCACCGCGCGAATTCATCGGCCGCGCGAAGCTCGAAGCGGACGGCTCGAAGCAGTCGTTCGTCGGCCTGATTCTGCACAAGGACAACGGCAAGGCGGCGGGCGTGCTGCGCGCGCATCAGAAGGTCGTCACGCCGAACGGCGAAGGCGAAATCACGAGCGGCACATTCTCGCCGACCATGCAGGAGTCGATCGCCTTTGCGCGCGTGCCGAAGGGCGTGCAGCCGGGCGACGTCGTGCACGTGCAGATCCGTGACAAGGCACTTCCAGCCAGCGTGGTTAAACTGCCATTCGTGCGCAACGGCAAAGTGCTCGTCGGCTGA
- a CDS encoding UvrD-helicase domain-containing protein → MSAGLNSAQSEAVRYLDGPCLVLAGAGSGKTRVITQKIAHLIENKGFEPRHIAAVTFTNKAAAEMRERVGKLLEGKTLTAPGKEGRKVPVNQLTVCTFHSLGVQILRQEAEHVGLKPQFSIMDSDDCFGMIQEQVGSTDKGFIRKIQTIISLWKNGLVMPDEAMRIASNEDEHQAAIVYRNYVATLHAYQAVDFDDLIRLPAELFKQNEQVRDRWQNKLRYLLIDEYQDTNACQYELVKLLAGTRAAFTAVGDDDQAIYGWRGATLENLAQLSKDFPRLHVIKLEQNYRSTVRILTAANNVIANNPKLFEKKLWSEHGMGDSITVTGCNDEEHEAESVVFRLSAHKFERRAQFRDYAILYRGNFQARIFEQVLRRERIPYVLSGGQSFFDKAEIKDICAYLRLIANADDDPAFIRAITTPRRGVGNTTLEALGAFAGQAKVSLFEAVYMGGIEARLSARQVEPLRVFCDFMQRLRDRADKDAATSVLNDMMEAIHYEAYLYDAFDERQAQAKWQNVLEFLEWLKRKGTKPEPEAGAEQTGYDTADGLADTGKNLLGLIQTVALMSMLEGKNEDPDAVRLSTVHASKGLEYPHVFLVGVEEGIMPHRGGAEDDGPIDDERIEEERRLMYVAITRAQRSLHLNWCKKRKRARETVVCEPSRFIPEMGLDEAPPPTPEEAPMSPKDRLASLKALLQKA, encoded by the coding sequence ATGTCCGCAGGCCTGAATTCCGCCCAAAGCGAAGCGGTGCGCTATCTCGACGGTCCCTGCCTCGTGCTCGCGGGCGCGGGCAGCGGCAAGACGCGCGTGATCACGCAGAAGATCGCGCACCTGATCGAAAACAAAGGCTTCGAGCCGCGCCATATCGCCGCCGTCACCTTCACGAACAAGGCCGCAGCGGAAATGCGCGAGCGCGTCGGCAAGCTCCTCGAGGGCAAGACGCTCACCGCGCCCGGCAAGGAAGGACGCAAGGTGCCCGTCAACCAGTTGACGGTGTGCACGTTCCACTCGCTCGGCGTGCAGATTTTGCGTCAGGAGGCGGAACACGTCGGCCTCAAGCCGCAGTTCTCGATCATGGATTCCGACGACTGCTTCGGCATGATCCAGGAGCAGGTCGGCTCGACGGACAAAGGCTTCATCCGCAAGATCCAGACGATCATCTCGTTGTGGAAGAACGGCCTCGTCATGCCGGACGAGGCGATGAGGATCGCGTCGAACGAGGACGAGCACCAGGCGGCGATTGTCTATCGAAACTACGTCGCGACGCTGCACGCGTATCAGGCCGTCGATTTCGACGATCTGATCCGCCTGCCCGCCGAACTCTTCAAGCAGAACGAGCAGGTGCGCGACCGCTGGCAGAACAAGCTGCGCTATCTGCTGATCGACGAGTATCAGGACACCAACGCGTGCCAGTACGAACTGGTGAAGCTGCTGGCGGGCACGCGCGCTGCGTTCACGGCGGTGGGCGACGACGATCAGGCGATCTACGGCTGGCGCGGCGCGACGCTCGAAAATCTGGCGCAGCTCAGCAAGGACTTTCCGAGGCTGCACGTCATCAAGCTCGAGCAGAATTACCGCTCGACGGTGCGCATCCTGACGGCCGCGAACAACGTCATCGCGAACAATCCAAAGCTGTTCGAGAAGAAGCTGTGGTCCGAGCACGGCATGGGCGATTCGATCACTGTCACCGGCTGCAACGACGAAGAGCATGAGGCGGAGTCCGTCGTGTTCCGGCTGTCGGCGCACAAGTTCGAGCGGCGCGCGCAGTTCCGCGACTACGCGATCCTGTATCGCGGCAATTTCCAGGCGCGTATTTTCGAACAGGTGCTGCGGCGCGAGCGGATTCCGTATGTGCTGTCGGGCGGCCAGTCTTTCTTCGACAAGGCCGAGATCAAGGACATCTGCGCATACCTGCGGCTGATCGCGAACGCGGACGACGATCCCGCGTTTATCCGCGCGATCACGACGCCGCGCCGAGGCGTCGGCAATACGACGCTCGAAGCGCTCGGCGCGTTTGCGGGACAGGCCAAGGTATCGCTGTTCGAGGCGGTGTACATGGGCGGTATCGAGGCGCGGCTGTCGGCGCGTCAGGTCGAGCCGCTGCGCGTATTCTGCGATTTCATGCAGCGTCTTCGGGATCGTGCGGACAAGGACGCGGCTACCTCCGTGCTGAACGACATGATGGAGGCGATTCACTACGAAGCCTATCTGTACGACGCATTCGACGAGCGTCAAGCTCAGGCGAAATGGCAAAACGTGCTGGAGTTTCTGGAGTGGCTCAAGCGCAAGGGCACGAAGCCCGAGCCGGAAGCAGGCGCCGAACAGACGGGCTACGACACCGCCGACGGTCTCGCCGATACTGGCAAGAACCTGCTCGGACTGATTCAGACGGTCGCGCTGATGTCGATGCTCGAAGGCAAGAATGAAGACCCGGATGCCGTGCGGCTGTCGACGGTGCACGCGTCGAAGGGACTCGAATATCCGCACGTGTTTCTGGTCGGCGTCGAGGAAGGCATCATGCCGCATCGCGGGGGGGCGGAAGACGATGGTCCGATCGACGACGAGCGCATCGAGGAAGAGCGCCGCCTGATGTACGTCGCTATCACGCGTGCGCAGCGCAGCCTGCACCTGAACTGGTGCAAGAAGCGCAAGCGGGCACGCGAGACCGTGGTGTGCGAGCCGTCGCGCTTTATCCCCGAAATGGGGCTCGACGAAGCACCGCCTCCGACGCCGGAAGAAGCGCCGATGTCGCCGAAGGACCGGCTCGCGAGTCTCAAGGCGCTGTTGCAGAAGGCATAA